In Kineococcus sp. NBC_00420, a single genomic region encodes these proteins:
- a CDS encoding MarP family serine protease has product MTSSDVLDVALLVLVLVQVVAGYREGLLIGLAGLVGLVGGAAVGVAWLPHLVAGWTPGVRRTLVVVLGTLVLAVLGRLVLSFVGARLRSHVRWRPARFADAVLGAVAGLVATLLVVWVVAGAARTAPLPRVVQAVTGSRVVGALDGVVPVSTGSLLSTFWAAAQANGFPRVFTGLDAEPITPIAAPDPLPGTEGLQAAAGSVVKVTGVATTCRRGLEGSGFVVDRVGDSARVVTNAHVVAGVSDPLVQPGGVGRQYPASVVAYDPGLDLAVLDVPGLDAAALPRADELTRGDTALVAGFPLDGGYDVQPGRVREVLQAQGRDIYDTTDVVREVYSVYSTVRPGNSGGPLLSADGRVVGVVFAKSLDDEQTGYALTPTELDRVLAEAGSRTAEVSTGSCTAE; this is encoded by the coding sequence GTGACGTCGTCGGACGTCCTCGACGTCGCCCTGCTGGTGCTGGTGCTGGTCCAGGTCGTCGCCGGGTACCGGGAGGGGTTGCTCATCGGGCTGGCGGGTCTCGTCGGTCTGGTCGGTGGCGCGGCCGTCGGGGTCGCGTGGTTGCCGCACCTCGTCGCCGGCTGGACGCCGGGGGTGCGCCGCACGCTCGTGGTGGTGCTCGGGACGCTGGTGCTGGCCGTGCTGGGCCGTCTCGTCCTGAGCTTCGTCGGGGCCCGGTTGCGCTCCCACGTCCGCTGGCGACCGGCGCGCTTCGCCGACGCCGTGCTCGGCGCGGTCGCGGGCCTCGTCGCGACGCTGCTGGTGGTCTGGGTCGTGGCGGGGGCGGCGCGGACGGCTCCGCTGCCCCGGGTGGTGCAGGCCGTGACCGGGTCGCGGGTCGTCGGGGCCCTCGACGGCGTCGTGCCCGTGAGCACCGGCAGCCTGCTCTCGACGTTCTGGGCCGCGGCCCAGGCCAACGGGTTCCCGCGGGTCTTCACCGGTCTCGACGCGGAGCCGATCACGCCCATCGCCGCCCCCGACCCCCTCCCCGGCACCGAGGGGCTGCAGGCGGCCGCGGGCAGCGTCGTGAAGGTCACCGGGGTGGCGACGACGTGCCGGCGCGGGCTGGAAGGCAGCGGTTTCGTGGTCGACCGGGTCGGGGACTCGGCGCGGGTCGTCACCAACGCCCACGTCGTCGCGGGGGTCAGCGATCCCCTCGTCCAGCCCGGTGGCGTGGGCCGGCAGTACCCGGCGAGCGTCGTCGCCTACGACCCCGGGCTCGACCTCGCCGTCCTCGACGTCCCCGGCCTCGACGCCGCGGCCCTGCCCCGCGCCGACGAGCTCACCCGGGGTGACACGGCACTCGTGGCGGGCTTCCCCCTCGACGGCGGCTACGACGTGCAGCCCGGGCGGGTCCGCGAGGTCCTGCAGGCCCAGGGCCGCGACATCTACGACACCACCGACGTCGTCCGCGAGGTCTACTCGGTGTACTCCACCGTCCGGCCCGGGAACTCCGGCGGGCCGCTGCTGAGCGCGGACGGGCGGGTCGTGGGCGTGGTCTTCGCCAAGTCCCTCGACGACGAGCAGACCGGGTACGCGCTGACCCCCACGGAGCTCGACCGGGTCCTCGCCGAGGCCGGCTCCCGGACCGCGGAGGTCTCCACCGGCTCCTGCACGGCCGAGTGA
- a CDS encoding NUDIX hydrolase, with translation MIPDWLEPLATRLPTLTVADLDWRVDRTGTGRPAAVLVLLADGPAGPEVLLTERAGTLRQHSGQVAFPGGRSDPGDADAAATALREAEEETGLDPAGVEVLGALPPLLLAHSGHEVTPVIAHWREPAPVGPVDPEEVARVERVPLSELLADDARLTLRGPGGYVGPAFAVRGLLVWGFTAEVLVRVLAFGGLDRPAGEAGGGSALTLQQALDRAGARA, from the coding sequence GTGATCCCCGACTGGCTGGAACCGCTCGCCACCCGGCTCCCGACCCTCACCGTGGCCGACCTGGACTGGCGCGTGGACCGCACCGGGACCGGGCGTCCGGCCGCCGTCCTCGTCCTGCTCGCCGACGGCCCGGCCGGCCCGGAGGTCCTGCTCACCGAACGCGCCGGGACGTTGCGCCAGCACTCCGGTCAGGTCGCCTTCCCCGGGGGCCGCAGCGACCCGGGCGACGCCGACGCCGCGGCCACCGCGCTGCGCGAGGCCGAGGAGGAGACGGGACTGGACCCCGCGGGGGTCGAGGTCCTGGGCGCGCTGCCGCCGTTGCTGCTGGCCCACTCCGGTCACGAGGTGACCCCGGTGATCGCGCACTGGCGCGAGCCCGCCCCGGTCGGCCCGGTCGACCCCGAGGAGGTGGCCCGGGTGGAACGCGTCCCGCTGTCGGAGCTGCTCGCCGACGACGCCCGGCTCACCCTGCGCGGCCCGGGCGGCTACGTCGGGCCCGCGTTCGCCGTCCGCGGGCTGCTGGTCTGGGGTTTCACGGCCGAGGTCCTCGTCCGGGTCCTGGCCTTCGGCGGCCTCGACCGTCCCGCCGGTGAGGCGGGCGGGGGTTCCGCGCTGACGCTGCAGCAGGCCCTGGACCGCGCCGGAGCCCGCGCGTGA
- the nth gene encoding endonuclease III, translating to METELARTRRARRVHRALALRYPDAHCELDFTSPFELLVATILSAQCTDARVNQVTPALFARYPSATDLAAAERSELEGLIQPTGFFRAKSDALLKMSAQLVAEHGGEVPPRQADLVKLAGVGRKTANVVLGDAFGVPGLTVDTHVGRLSRRLGFTTHEDPVKVETDLAGLIPRTDWTMFNHRMIFHGRRTCHSRRPACGACPVARLCPSAGIGENDPVRAAKLVKQGPPGVAVAATA from the coding sequence GTGGAGACCGAGCTGGCCCGGACCCGACGAGCCCGCCGGGTCCACCGGGCGCTGGCGCTGCGCTACCCCGACGCGCACTGCGAGCTCGACTTCACCAGCCCGTTCGAACTGCTGGTCGCGACGATCCTCTCGGCGCAGTGCACCGACGCCCGGGTCAACCAGGTCACGCCGGCGCTGTTCGCCCGCTACCCGAGCGCCACCGACCTGGCCGCGGCCGAGCGCTCCGAGCTCGAGGGCCTGATCCAGCCGACCGGGTTCTTCCGGGCCAAGTCCGACGCGCTGCTGAAGATGTCGGCCCAGCTCGTCGCCGAGCACGGCGGGGAGGTCCCCCCGCGCCAGGCCGACCTGGTGAAGCTCGCGGGGGTCGGGCGCAAGACGGCCAACGTCGTCCTGGGCGACGCGTTCGGCGTCCCCGGCCTGACCGTCGACACCCACGTCGGACGGTTGTCGCGCCGACTCGGGTTCACCACCCACGAGGACCCGGTGAAGGTCGAGACCGACCTGGCCGGGCTCATCCCGCGCACGGACTGGACGATGTTCAACCACCGGATGATCTTCCACGGCCGCCGGACGTGTCACAGCCGCCGGCCCGCGTGCGGCGCGTGCCCGGTCGCCCGGCTCTGCCCGTCCGCGGGGATCGGTGAGAACGACCCGGTGCGGGCGGCGAAGCTCGTGAAGCAGGGCCCCCCGGGTGTCGCCGTGGCGGCGACGGCGTGA
- a CDS encoding Crp/Fnr family transcriptional regulator — MDGAPGADRLDERLGDRPGDVVRRAPLFAALDDEAAGELLETMEAVHLDRGEQLFGEGEPGERVYVVRTGKIKLVRSWPDGRENLLAVLGPGEMFGELSLFDPGPRTSSARAVSESELIALGHDDMMRWLARRPEVAKHLLQALAQRLRRTNVTLADLVFTDVPGRVAKALLDLSRRFGRPIADGQLVAHDLTQEELAQLVGASRETVNKALADFASRGWLRLEARAVVLHDIERLARRAR; from the coding sequence ATCGACGGCGCCCCGGGTGCCGACCGTCTCGACGAACGCCTCGGCGACCGCCCCGGCGACGTCGTCCGTCGCGCCCCGCTGTTCGCCGCCCTCGACGACGAGGCCGCGGGCGAACTGCTGGAGACGATGGAGGCCGTCCACCTCGACCGGGGTGAGCAGCTCTTCGGCGAGGGCGAGCCGGGGGAGCGCGTCTACGTCGTGCGCACCGGCAAGATCAAGCTCGTCCGCAGCTGGCCCGACGGCCGGGAGAACCTCCTCGCCGTCCTGGGCCCCGGCGAGATGTTCGGCGAGCTCTCCCTCTTCGACCCCGGACCCCGCACCTCCTCGGCGCGCGCCGTGTCCGAGTCCGAGCTCATCGCTCTCGGCCACGACGACATGATGCGCTGGCTCGCCCGGCGTCCCGAGGTCGCCAAGCACCTGCTGCAGGCGCTGGCCCAGCGCTTGCGCCGCACCAACGTGACCCTGGCCGACCTCGTCTTCACCGACGTCCCCGGCCGCGTCGCGAAGGCCCTGCTCGACCTCTCCCGCCGCTTCGGCCGGCCCATCGCCGACGGTCAGCTCGTCGCCCACGACCTGACCCAGGAGGAACTCGCGCAGCTCGTCGGCGCGTCGCGGGAGACGGTGAACAAGGCGCTCGCCGACTTTGCCTCCCGCGGGTGGCTGCGGCTGGAAGCGCGGGCCGTCGTGCTGCACGACATCGAGCGACTGGCCCGTCGCGCCCGCTGA
- a CDS encoding MBL fold metallo-hydrolase encodes MTPPGPWTGGPVTDRATCVLEPNPGPMTLDGTNTWLLAAPGSSDVVVVDPGEDDPGHRAAITQALAGRAVALVVATHHHLDHVGGLAAFVADHPAPVVRTAGEHVVAGLSLTVLATPGHTADSISVLLESGELLTGDTLLGRGSTVIADDGDLGAYLTSLRTLIDLDATVVLPGHGPARPDAHAALETQLAHRLERLEQVRAAVAAGASTPEEVTLAVHGELAGPLARAAVLSIRAQLTHLRLP; translated from the coding sequence GTGACCCCTCCCGGCCCCTGGACAGGTGGTCCGGTCACCGACCGGGCCACCTGCGTCCTGGAGCCCAACCCCGGGCCGATGACGCTGGACGGGACGAACACCTGGCTGCTGGCCGCCCCCGGCTCCTCCGACGTCGTCGTCGTGGACCCGGGCGAGGACGACCCCGGCCACCGGGCCGCGATCACGCAGGCCCTGGCGGGACGGGCCGTGGCGCTCGTCGTCGCCACCCACCACCACCTCGACCACGTCGGCGGGCTCGCCGCGTTCGTCGCCGACCACCCCGCCCCCGTCGTACGGACCGCGGGTGAGCACGTGGTCGCGGGGCTGTCGCTCACGGTCCTCGCGACTCCCGGCCACACCGCCGACTCGATCAGCGTGCTGCTGGAGAGCGGCGAGCTCCTGACCGGCGACACCCTGCTCGGCCGCGGCAGCACGGTCATCGCCGACGACGGCGACCTCGGTGCCTACCTGACGTCACTGCGGACGCTGATCGACCTGGACGCGACCGTCGTCCTCCCCGGCCACGGCCCCGCCCGCCCGGACGCCCACGCCGCTCTGGAGACGCAGTTGGCGCACCGGCTCGAGCGGCTGGAGCAGGTCCGCGCCGCCGTCGCCGCGGGAGCCTCAACGCCGGAGGAGGTCACCCTCGCCGTGCACGGCGAGCTCGCCGGCCCCCTCGCCCGCGCTGCCGTGCTCTCGATCCGCGCCCAGCTCACCCACCTGCGACTCCCCTAG
- a CDS encoding RidA family protein — protein sequence MSTTERLAELGLTLPPVAAPVASYVPAVRDGDLVFTSGQLPFVDGKLAVTGKVGGSVDADTAQQLAATCALNAIAAAASVIGSVDDIVQVVKVVGFVASDPSFTGQPGVINGASDLLREVFGDAGQHARSAVGVAVLPLDSPVEVEIVVRVRS from the coding sequence GTGAGCACGACGGAACGGCTGGCCGAACTCGGCCTGACGTTGCCGCCCGTCGCCGCGCCCGTCGCCTCCTACGTGCCCGCCGTCCGTGACGGCGACCTCGTCTTCACCTCCGGTCAGCTGCCGTTCGTGGACGGGAAGCTCGCCGTGACCGGCAAGGTCGGCGGGAGCGTCGACGCGGACACCGCCCAGCAGCTCGCCGCGACGTGCGCGCTCAACGCCATCGCGGCCGCCGCGAGCGTCATCGGGTCGGTCGACGACATCGTGCAGGTCGTCAAGGTCGTGGGCTTCGTCGCCAGCGACCCGTCCTTCACCGGTCAGCCCGGCGTGATCAACGGTGCGTCCGACCTGCTCCGCGAGGTCTTCGGCGACGCCGGCCAGCACGCCCGCAGCGCCGTCGGGGTGGCCGTGCTGCCGCTCGACTCCCCCGTCGAGGTCGAGATCGTCGTGCGGGTCCGTTCCTGA
- a CDS encoding WhiB family transcriptional regulator, translating to MAWTLEWASRGACKATEADELFVQGSAQNRAKQICGGCPVRTECLADALDSRIEFGVWGGMTERERRALLKRRPNVQSWRRLLETARDAALGIDGAEVTGSGTAVPEISLVGVPAAV from the coding sequence ATGGCGTGGACGTTGGAATGGGCTAGTCGCGGGGCCTGCAAGGCCACCGAAGCCGACGAGCTGTTCGTGCAGGGCTCGGCGCAGAACCGCGCCAAGCAGATCTGCGGGGGGTGCCCCGTGCGCACCGAGTGCCTGGCCGATGCGCTGGACAGCCGCATCGAGTTCGGGGTCTGGGGCGGCATGACCGAACGTGAACGGCGTGCGCTGCTCAAGCGCCGCCCGAACGTGCAGTCGTGGCGCCGTCTGCTCGAGACCGCGCGGGACGCGGCCCTGGGCATCGACGGGGCCGAGGTCACCGGGTCGGGCACCGCGGTGCCCGAGATCTCGCTCGTCGGGGTCCCCGCCGCCGTCTGA